In Apium graveolens cultivar Ventura unplaced genomic scaffold, ASM990537v1 ctg7339, whole genome shotgun sequence, a single window of DNA contains:
- the LOC141704046 gene encoding protein MRG1-like translates to MGRSNSGVSRYSLTNSLYLEGEKVLAFYGGKWYPAKVRKVEYEKQIEAWTYWVHYIGWNKRYDEWILDAQLLKKFSEECSQKHLGKRGRSAMEDPLIMEENKLSIEIPQALKTQLLNDREYVTNSSKLVDIFFKQRCGAGGV, encoded by the exons ATGGGACGATCAAACAGTGGAGTCTCACGCTATTCTCTTACAAACAGTCTTTATCTTGAAGGTGAAAAAGTCCTGGCCTTTTATGGTGGCAAGTGGTATCCGGCCAAG GTGCGCAAGGTTGAATACGAGAAACAAATAGAGGCATGGACATATTGGGTTCATTATATT GGTTGGAATAAAAG GTACGATGAATGGATATTAGATGCTCAACTCCTCAAGAAATTTAGTGAAGAATGTTCTCAAAAGCACTTGGGGAAGCGTGGTAGATCAGCTATG GAGGATCCTTTAATAATGGAGGAAAATAAGTTGAGTATTGAAATACCACAGGCACTCAAGACTCAACTTTTGAATGATAGAGAATATGTAACAAATTCATCAAAG TTAGTTGATATATTTTTTAAGCAAAGGTGTGGAGCAGGGGGAGTTTAG